Proteins from a single region of Gemmatirosa kalamazoonensis:
- a CDS encoding ECF-type sigma factor: MSRRPKEPPPAASATELLAELRAGRPEALERLVPVLYLELRRSARRELAARPSDTLSPTALVNELYLRLAGVEHADWRNRAHFLAVAGIAMRHILVDNARRRLTAKRGAAARPVTLDEHVVPGRDDALSLLELHDALDRLAALDPRLARVVECRFFGGMSEEETAEALHVTARTVRRDWVKARALLRTSLGYPTERTGVARAGGEPARALRPP; the protein is encoded by the coding sequence ATGTCGAGAAGGCCGAAGGAGCCACCGCCGGCCGCGAGCGCGACCGAGCTGCTGGCCGAGCTGCGCGCGGGCCGCCCCGAAGCGCTCGAGCGGCTCGTCCCCGTGCTGTATCTCGAGCTGCGTCGCAGCGCACGGCGCGAGCTCGCCGCGCGTCCGAGCGACACGCTGTCGCCGACCGCGCTCGTGAACGAGCTGTATCTGCGGCTCGCGGGCGTCGAGCATGCCGACTGGCGCAACCGGGCGCACTTCCTGGCCGTCGCCGGCATCGCGATGCGGCACATCCTCGTCGACAACGCGCGGCGGCGACTCACGGCGAAGCGCGGCGCCGCGGCACGGCCGGTCACGCTCGACGAGCACGTCGTGCCGGGCCGCGACGACGCCCTGTCGCTGCTCGAGCTGCACGACGCGCTCGACCGGCTCGCCGCGCTCGACCCGCGGCTGGCGCGCGTCGTCGAGTGCCGCTTCTTCGGCGGCATGTCGGAGGAGGAGACGGCGGAGGCGCTGCACGTCACGGCGCGCACGGTGCGGCGCGACTGGGTGAAGGCGCGCGCGCTCCTGCGCACGTCGCTCGGCTACCCGACCGAGCGCACCGGCGTCGCGCGCGCGGGCGGCGAGCCCGCGCGCGCGCTGCGGCCGCCGTGA
- a CDS encoding sigma-70 family RNA polymerase sigma factor, producing the protein MDSQDSPATLERFERELLPLMDDAYTLARYLTRDAHDAQDMVQEAYLRALRYFETFRGGDPRAWFLTIVRHCCYSLRRRARASMELELAAGGDEIAAPPSYAADRRTMAADRGETLGRALDELAPEFREALVLREVHGMSYRDIARVAGVPIGTVMSRLARARKRMQHALGLASREAS; encoded by the coding sequence GTGGACAGCCAGGACTCACCAGCGACGCTGGAGCGGTTCGAGCGCGAGCTCCTGCCGTTGATGGACGATGCGTACACGCTCGCGCGCTACCTCACACGCGATGCACACGACGCGCAGGACATGGTGCAGGAGGCCTATCTTCGCGCGCTGCGGTACTTCGAGACGTTCCGCGGCGGCGACCCACGGGCGTGGTTCCTCACGATCGTGCGCCACTGCTGCTACTCGCTGCGCCGGCGAGCGCGGGCGAGCATGGAGCTCGAGCTCGCGGCCGGCGGCGACGAGATCGCGGCCCCGCCGTCGTACGCGGCCGACCGCCGCACGATGGCCGCGGACCGCGGGGAGACGCTGGGCCGCGCGCTGGACGAGCTGGCGCCGGAGTTTCGCGAGGCGCTCGTGCTGCGCGAGGTCCACGGGATGTCGTACCGTGACATCGCGCGCGTGGCGGGCGTGCCGATCGGGACGGTCATGTCGCGCCTGGCGCGCGCACGGAAGCGCATGCAGCACGCGTTAGGACTGGCTTCGCGGGAGGCGAGCTGA
- a CDS encoding rhodanese-like domain-containing protein, whose translation MSAPDHVPTIDRAELAARLGDPSPPALFEVLPRGYWRKHHLPGALNAPPAEAVAIITAAVPDRDAPIVVYCWDPG comes from the coding sequence ATGAGCGCTCCCGACCACGTCCCGACGATCGACCGCGCGGAGCTCGCCGCCCGGCTCGGCGACCCATCGCCGCCGGCGCTGTTCGAGGTCCTGCCGCGCGGGTACTGGCGCAAGCATCACCTGCCGGGCGCGCTGAACGCGCCGCCGGCGGAGGCGGTCGCGATCATCACCGCCGCGGTGCCCGACCGCGACGCGCCGATCGTGGTGTACTGCTGGGACCCTGGCTGA
- a CDS encoding cupredoxin domain-containing protein, translating to MRAFIAIVVAVVAAACGSNAYGPSSPANVEQKTVAALPSLVFTPATLAVAPGDTVTFAFGSVAHNVFFDAAAGAPADIPGTVTNTRVGRVFAAAGRYTYSCHIHPEMHGTVVVGGAR from the coding sequence ATGCGTGCCTTCATAGCCATCGTCGTGGCCGTCGTCGCCGCTGCGTGCGGCAGCAACGCGTACGGCCCGTCAAGCCCCGCGAACGTCGAGCAGAAGACCGTCGCCGCACTGCCGTCGCTCGTGTTCACCCCCGCCACCCTCGCCGTGGCGCCCGGCGACACGGTGACGTTCGCGTTCGGCTCGGTCGCGCACAACGTGTTCTTCGACGCCGCCGCCGGCGCGCCGGCCGACATCCCCGGCACCGTCACGAACACCCGCGTCGGGCGCGTGTTCGCCGCCGCGGGACGATACACGTACTCCTGCCACATCCATCCCGAGATGCACGGCACGGTGGTGGTCGGCGGCGCGCGGTAG
- a CDS encoding ABC transporter permease: MNSFDRLRRDASYALRQLGRAPSFTLAAVATLAIGIGATAAVFGVVDAVVLRPFPFARPERVVVLQPTRDGAPVAAASNLELATWRERRRAFDAVAGVEPQNTFVLSRTDARGGEAPTVVTGARATADFFHVVGVPPALGRGFTAVDAAPGAPHVVVLGDALWHREFRGDPSIVGRTLRLDDSLYTVVGVMPAAFDATSAGDALWVPLALTSDELTDFRRRYLNVVARLAPGVSVEQATAAVAADERALAARFPMWGSGYAAQARRYADAAVGDLRARLFVLLGAVSFVFLIACVNVASLLLARGSARSREMAVRAAIGARRGRLVAQLLTEAGVLCALGGAAGLALAYALVRAAVRLGPPGVPRLDQAAVDGRVIAFTLGASALCALVVGAWPAARAGALRLEGALREGGRGGGEGRERQRARSVLVAAEVALAMALLSGAGLLVRTAWEISHVDPGFDPERVVTARILIPANRYPDLAGAATVYHAIAERVRGTPGVESAALASTVPLGGAIRSGVGAEGRPMTDGERLLADLRLIGPGYFRALHIRLRAGRDFAAFDDARSTNVAIISDALAAKLWPGEPVERAIGRRIEGMDPSHTHFMQVVGVVAGPRDVSLDQPPAPELYIPFEQAPPVLWRAVQGSLTVVARTRVPPATLTRAVRASVEAVDRGLPAPAVGTMDELVAASRATARFNTLLLSSLGAIALVLAGVGVYGMIAFAVGARTREIALRMAFGAAPGEIARLVVRRGLTPVALGALAGAVLAVATTRLLRAQLYGVAPGDPATLLVIAAVLLAVAALAAYLPARRASRIAPAAVLA; this comes from the coding sequence GTGAACTCGTTCGATCGGCTGCGGCGCGATGCGTCGTACGCGCTGCGGCAGCTCGGCCGCGCGCCGTCGTTCACGCTGGCTGCGGTGGCGACGCTCGCCATCGGAATCGGCGCCACCGCGGCCGTGTTCGGCGTGGTCGATGCCGTCGTGCTGCGGCCGTTCCCGTTCGCGCGGCCCGAGCGCGTCGTCGTGCTGCAGCCGACGCGCGACGGCGCGCCGGTGGCGGCGGCGTCGAACCTCGAGCTCGCGACGTGGCGCGAGCGCCGCCGCGCGTTCGACGCCGTCGCCGGTGTCGAGCCGCAGAACACGTTCGTCCTCTCGCGCACCGACGCGCGCGGCGGCGAGGCGCCGACGGTGGTCACGGGCGCGCGCGCCACGGCGGACTTCTTCCACGTCGTCGGTGTGCCGCCCGCGCTGGGGCGCGGCTTCACGGCGGTGGACGCCGCACCGGGCGCGCCGCACGTCGTGGTGCTCGGCGATGCGCTGTGGCACCGCGAGTTCCGCGGCGATCCGTCCATCGTCGGCCGCACGCTGCGACTCGACGACTCGCTCTACACGGTCGTCGGCGTGATGCCGGCCGCGTTCGACGCCACGAGCGCGGGCGACGCGCTGTGGGTGCCGCTCGCGCTCACGTCGGACGAGCTGACCGACTTCCGGCGGCGCTACCTCAACGTCGTCGCGCGGCTGGCGCCCGGCGTCTCGGTCGAGCAGGCGACGGCGGCGGTGGCGGCCGACGAGCGCGCGCTCGCGGCGCGGTTTCCGATGTGGGGGAGCGGCTACGCGGCACAGGCGCGCCGGTACGCGGACGCCGCGGTCGGCGACCTGCGCGCGCGGCTGTTCGTGCTGCTGGGCGCGGTGTCGTTCGTGTTCCTCATCGCGTGCGTCAACGTCGCCAGCCTGCTGCTCGCGCGCGGCAGCGCACGCTCGCGCGAGATGGCGGTGCGCGCGGCGATCGGGGCGCGGCGCGGACGCCTCGTCGCGCAGCTCCTCACCGAGGCCGGCGTGCTCTGCGCGCTCGGCGGCGCCGCGGGGCTCGCGCTCGCGTACGCGCTCGTGAGGGCGGCGGTGCGCCTCGGGCCTCCGGGCGTGCCGCGCCTCGATCAGGCCGCCGTCGACGGCCGCGTCATCGCGTTCACGTTAGGCGCCTCGGCGCTGTGCGCGCTCGTCGTCGGTGCGTGGCCCGCCGCGCGTGCCGGCGCCCTGCGGCTCGAGGGTGCGCTGCGCGAGGGCGGGCGGGGCGGCGGGGAGGGGCGCGAGCGGCAGCGCGCGCGGAGCGTGCTCGTCGCCGCCGAGGTCGCGCTCGCGATGGCGCTGCTGAGCGGCGCCGGGCTGCTCGTGCGTACCGCGTGGGAGATCTCGCACGTCGACCCCGGCTTCGATCCGGAGCGCGTCGTCACCGCGCGGATCCTGATCCCCGCGAACCGCTACCCCGACCTCGCCGGTGCGGCGACCGTGTACCACGCGATCGCCGAGCGCGTGCGCGGCACGCCGGGCGTCGAGTCGGCGGCGCTCGCATCCACGGTGCCGTTAGGCGGCGCGATCCGCAGCGGCGTCGGCGCCGAGGGGCGGCCGATGACCGATGGCGAGCGGCTGCTCGCCGACCTGCGCCTGATCGGCCCCGGCTACTTCCGCGCGCTGCACATCCGCCTCCGCGCGGGGCGCGACTTCGCCGCGTTCGACGACGCGCGGTCGACGAACGTCGCCATCATCAGCGACGCGCTCGCCGCGAAGTTGTGGCCGGGCGAGCCGGTGGAGCGCGCGATCGGCCGGCGCATCGAGGGGATGGACCCGAGCCACACGCACTTCATGCAGGTGGTCGGCGTCGTCGCGGGGCCGCGCGACGTGAGCCTCGATCAGCCACCCGCGCCGGAGCTCTACATCCCGTTCGAGCAGGCGCCACCGGTGCTGTGGCGCGCCGTGCAGGGCTCGCTCACCGTCGTCGCGCGCACGCGGGTGCCGCCCGCCACGCTCACCCGCGCCGTGCGCGCGTCGGTCGAGGCGGTGGACCGCGGACTGCCCGCTCCCGCCGTCGGCACGATGGACGAGCTGGTGGCGGCATCGCGCGCGACCGCGCGATTCAACACCCTGCTCCTCTCGTCGCTCGGCGCGATCGCGCTCGTGCTCGCGGGGGTCGGCGTGTACGGCATGATCGCGTTCGCGGTGGGCGCGCGCACGCGGGAGATCGCGCTCCGCATGGCGTTCGGCGCGGCGCCGGGCGAGATCGCGAGGCTCGTCGTGCGGCGCGGGCTCACGCCGGTGGCGCTCGGCGCGCTGGCGGGCGCCGTGCTCGCCGTCGCCACGACGCGGCTCCTGCGCGCGCAGCTCTACGGCGTGGCGCCCGGCGATCCCGCGACGCTGCTCGTCATCGCGGCGGTGCTGCTCGCCGTCGCCGCGCTCGCGGCGTACCTGCCGGCGCGGCGCGCGTCGCGCATCGCGCCGGCGGCGGTGCTCGCCTAA
- a CDS encoding plastocyanin/azurin family copper-binding protein, with amino-acid sequence MDNFAFGPRELAVPSGTAVTWINRDDVPHVIASAQGRFPSSPVLDTNKRFTFRFAERGTYDYFCSIHPTMTGRIVVS; translated from the coding sequence ATCGACAACTTCGCGTTCGGGCCACGGGAGCTCGCGGTGCCGTCGGGCACCGCGGTCACGTGGATCAACCGCGACGACGTGCCGCACGTCATCGCGAGCGCGCAGGGACGCTTTCCATCGTCGCCGGTGCTCGACACGAACAAGCGCTTCACGTTCCGCTTCGCCGAGCGCGGCACGTACGACTACTTCTGCTCCATCCACCCGACGATGACGGGGAGGATCGTCGTGTCGTGA
- a CDS encoding anti-sigma factor family protein has translation MDSHDHAREPSNGREHHVHHVLGAYVDDELPADQAAAIAGHLTVCADCSAAYESTLATVATLREGLVHYSAPDTLRVRVRAALRDAARADATLPAAAPPAPRRRPWASRWAAAAALVLLSSGTTLVATRAISGARRNDAIVEREVLASHIRSLMPAHLTDVQSNDQHNVKPWFDGRLDFSPTVPRLDDQGFPLLGGRLDYVAGRPVAVVVYGRRQHAINVFSWPTSAGDVGASTAASRGYNAVHWRAGGVEQWVVSDLNATELAGFAKLLRGAR, from the coding sequence ATGGATTCACACGACCACGCACGCGAGCCGTCGAACGGCCGCGAGCATCACGTGCACCACGTGCTCGGCGCGTACGTGGACGACGAGCTGCCCGCCGACCAGGCGGCGGCCATCGCCGGCCACCTCACCGTGTGCGCCGACTGCTCGGCGGCCTACGAGTCCACGCTCGCGACGGTCGCGACTCTTCGAGAAGGTCTCGTGCACTACTCCGCGCCCGACACGCTCCGCGTGCGCGTCCGCGCCGCGCTACGCGATGCGGCGCGCGCGGACGCGACGCTGCCGGCCGCGGCGCCGCCCGCGCCGCGCCGACGACCGTGGGCCTCGCGATGGGCCGCGGCGGCCGCGCTCGTGCTGCTGTCGAGCGGCACCACGCTCGTCGCCACGCGCGCGATCTCCGGTGCGCGGCGGAACGACGCCATCGTCGAGCGCGAGGTGCTCGCGAGCCACATCCGGTCGCTGATGCCCGCGCACCTCACCGACGTGCAGTCGAACGACCAGCACAACGTGAAGCCGTGGTTCGACGGGCGCCTCGACTTCTCTCCCACCGTCCCGCGCCTCGACGATCAGGGCTTCCCGCTGCTCGGCGGGCGGCTCGACTACGTCGCGGGACGGCCGGTCGCCGTCGTCGTGTACGGCCGGCGCCAGCACGCGATCAACGTCTTCTCGTGGCCGACGAGCGCGGGCGATGTCGGCGCGTCGACCGCGGCGTCGCGCGGCTACAACGCGGTGCACTGGCGCGCCGGCGGCGTGGAGCAGTGGGTCGTCTCCGATCTGAACGCGACGGAGCTCGCCGGGTTCGCGAAGCTGCTGCGAGGGGCGCGTTAG
- a CDS encoding Rid family detoxifying hydrolase encodes MSATPRATRDAVTSPALSPPVGPFSHAVRTGVGARDLVYLSGQTGQDPATGRLVEGGTVAEAGQALRNLAAVLDAAGLGMDDVVKVNVYLVDMADFAAFNAEYARHFDAPHPARTTIAVAALPLGARIELEIVAVDRRSTR; translated from the coding sequence ATGTCCGCCACACCACGAGCGACCCGCGATGCGGTGACCAGCCCCGCGCTCTCGCCACCGGTCGGCCCGTTCTCGCACGCCGTGCGCACGGGCGTCGGCGCGCGCGACCTCGTCTACCTCTCCGGCCAGACGGGCCAGGACCCGGCGACCGGACGTCTCGTCGAGGGCGGCACCGTCGCCGAGGCGGGGCAGGCGCTGCGCAACCTCGCCGCCGTGCTCGACGCCGCGGGGCTCGGCATGGACGACGTCGTGAAGGTGAACGTGTACCTCGTCGACATGGCGGACTTCGCCGCGTTCAACGCCGAGTACGCGCGCCACTTCGACGCGCCGCATCCCGCGCGCACCACCATCGCCGTGGCGGCGCTGCCGCTCGGCGCGCGCATCGAGCTCGAGATCGTCGCCGTGGACCGTCGCTCGACGCGGTAG
- a CDS encoding serine hydrolase domain-containing protein, giving the protein MSRSRIARTLAFLALALGAMRATDARAQDAFAEARATVTRLMAADGTPSIAVAVVKDGRIAWEEAFGLADSARRVRATHDTPYYLASVTKTLTATAVMRLVEQGRIRLDAPANDYLPPSGRLWSVGPWSGSQATVRHLLQHTSGVTTYWNVCYTDQPGCRVQPIDRAVARFGALMFPPGEHFDYTNLGYGILGEIASRAAQRPFARVLHDEVFLPARMRHASIGPSPELRALTAVRYSRARGPHDSATTSTPGASGGYASVDDLARFALLHLGAESETRALAPATLALMHDTTVSTGDGDGAYALGWWIEPDHHGYRALFAQGGTDDASASLLVLPAARVAVAVLANTGTGITTAVTEAALDAAIPGYRARRSSDSVRVAQSSMQRAAPSPPPVPPALVGGWAGTIRTPHGDTPIRVRVSDARDVDVALDGGAAASLRGVQLAPFDGTGGRLSGRFRGDLHESDDVGPGPYDVYVELYRRGDALVGLVTTYPTSDAPFGARLSYPVTLAPAAR; this is encoded by the coding sequence ATGTCCCGCTCCCGCATCGCACGCACGCTCGCGTTCCTCGCTCTCGCCCTCGGCGCGATGCGTGCCACCGACGCGCGCGCGCAGGACGCGTTCGCCGAGGCACGCGCGACGGTGACGCGCCTCATGGCGGCCGACGGCACGCCGTCCATCGCCGTGGCCGTCGTGAAGGACGGGCGCATCGCGTGGGAGGAGGCGTTCGGCCTCGCCGACAGCGCGCGCCGGGTGCGCGCGACGCACGACACGCCCTACTACCTCGCGTCGGTCACGAAGACGCTCACGGCCACGGCCGTCATGCGACTCGTGGAGCAGGGACGCATCCGGCTCGACGCGCCGGCGAACGACTATCTGCCGCCGTCGGGTCGACTGTGGAGCGTCGGCCCGTGGAGCGGCTCGCAGGCGACGGTGCGGCATCTGCTGCAGCACACGAGCGGCGTGACGACGTACTGGAACGTGTGCTACACCGACCAACCCGGCTGCCGCGTGCAGCCGATCGATCGTGCCGTCGCGCGGTTCGGCGCGCTGATGTTCCCGCCCGGCGAGCACTTCGACTACACGAACCTCGGCTACGGCATACTCGGCGAGATCGCCTCGCGCGCGGCGCAGCGTCCGTTCGCGCGCGTGCTGCATGACGAGGTCTTCCTGCCCGCGCGCATGCGGCATGCGTCGATCGGCCCGTCGCCGGAGCTGCGCGCGCTGACCGCGGTGCGCTACAGCCGCGCGCGCGGTCCGCACGACTCCGCGACGACTTCCACGCCCGGCGCGTCGGGTGGATACGCGAGCGTCGACGATCTCGCGCGCTTCGCCCTGCTGCACCTCGGCGCGGAGAGCGAGACACGCGCGCTCGCGCCGGCGACGCTCGCGCTGATGCACGACACCACGGTGTCGACGGGCGACGGCGACGGCGCGTACGCGCTCGGCTGGTGGATCGAGCCGGATCATCACGGCTACCGCGCGCTGTTCGCGCAGGGCGGCACCGACGACGCCTCCGCGTCGCTGCTCGTGCTTCCCGCCGCGCGCGTCGCGGTCGCGGTGCTGGCGAACACCGGCACCGGCATCACGACCGCCGTCACCGAGGCCGCGCTCGACGCGGCGATCCCCGGATACCGCGCGCGCCGATCGAGCGACAGCGTCCGCGTGGCGCAGTCGTCGATGCAGCGCGCGGCGCCATCGCCGCCACCGGTGCCGCCGGCGCTCGTCGGCGGCTGGGCGGGCACCATCCGCACGCCGCACGGCGACACGCCGATCCGCGTGCGCGTGTCCGATGCCCGCGACGTCGACGTCGCGCTCGACGGCGGCGCGGCGGCGTCGCTGCGCGGCGTGCAGCTCGCGCCGTTCGACGGCACCGGTGGCCGGCTCTCCGGACGGTTCCGCGGCGATCTGCACGAGTCCGACGACGTGGGCCCCGGGCCGTACGACGTCTACGTCGAGCTCTATCGCCGCGGCGACGCGCTCGTGGGGCTCGTCACGACGTACCCGACGTCCGACGCGCCGTTCGGCGCGCGCCTCAGCTACCCCGTCACGCTCGCCCCGGCCGCGCGTTAG